The Paroceanicella profunda genome segment AACTTCCTGCGCCCCGGCCGGGTGCGGGCGGAGGAGCGCCGGGCCACCGCGCGGGCGCTGGAGCTGATCGAGTTCGTCACCCTCTCGCATCTCGCGCATGAGCCGGCGCGGGTGCTCTCGGGCGGGCAGCGCAAGCTCCTGGAGCTCGCGCGCGCCATGATCGCCGAGCCCTCCGTGCTGCTGCTCGACGAGCCCGCCGCCGGCGTGAACCCCGCCCTGCTGGAGGTGATCATCGAGCGCATCCTCGAGATCAACCGCCGCGGCGTCACCGTGCTGCTCATCGAGCACAACATGGACATGATCGCCCGGCTCTGCGGGCGCATCGTGGTGATGGCGGCGGGCCGCGAGCTGGCCGCCGGCACGCCGGCCCAGATCCTCGCCAACCGCGAGGTGATCGAGGCCTATCTGGGCGAGGTGGGCGCATGACCCCGCTCTCCACCGCCGCCCTCGTCGCCGGATACGAGCGCGACCTGCCGATCATCAAGGGCATCGACTTCACCCTCGCCCCGGGCGGTTTCGTGGCCGTGCTGGGGCCGAACGGCGCCGGCAAGTCCACCTTCGTGAAGGCGATCGCCGGGCTGGTTCCGGTGCACTCCGGCGCGCTGGCGCTGCGCGGCGCGAACGTGACCGGCCTTCCCCCGCACGCGCTGCTGCGCCGCGGCCTCGCCTTCGTGCCGCAGACCGAGAACATCTTCGCCACCATGACCATCCGGGAGAACCTGCAGCTCGCCGCCGCCGTGCTGCCCCGCCCCGCCCGGGCCGGGCGCATCGGAGCGATGCTGGAGATGTTCCCGGACCTCGGCCACCGACCCGGCGCGCTCGCGGGCGGGCTCTCGGGCGGGCAGCGGCAAATGCTTGCCATCGCCCGCGCCCTGCTGGTGGAGCCGCAGGTGCTGATCCTCGACGAGCCTTCCGCCGGCCTCTCGCCCAAGGCGGTCTCGGAGGTGTTCGAGACGCTGGTGCGCATCAACGCCGCCGGCACGCCCATCCTGCTGGTGGAGCAGAACGTGCGCGCGGCGCTGAAGGTGGCCGCGCGCGCGGTGATCCTTGTCGACGGCAGGCTGCGCCATGATGCGCCGGCGGCCGAACTGGCGGCAGACCCCGAGATCGGCGCGCTGTTCCTCGGCGCGGGGCATGGCGGGAGAGCACGCGCATGATGATACCGCAGATCCTGCTCGAGGGCGCGCTCACCGGGGCGCTGATCGGGCTCGGGGCCATCGGCCTCACCCTCACCTATTCCATCCTGCGCTTCGCGAATTTCGCCCATGGCGAGCTGCTCACCTGGGGGGCCTATCTCTCGCTCAGCGTGGCGGGGCTGATCGGGGCGGCCACGGGCGCGCACCTGCCGCCGCTCGATCCGTTCAGCTTCACCTGGGCGCTGCCGGTGGCCGGGCTCATCGCCATGCTGCTCACCGCGGCCCTGGCGCTGGCGGTGGACGCGGTGCTGTTCGGCCGGCTGCGCGGGCGCGGCGCGAGCACGATCATCGTGGTGATGGCGAGCTTCGGCGCCTCCATGGCGCTGCGCTCGGGGCTCGAATTCCTCTACACTTCGAAGCCGGCCTATTACACCACCGAGCTGCAGATCGCGATGCGCCTGCCCGCCGGCATGCGCGCCACGCCCGACCAGCTCCTGATGCTCGGGCTCACCGCGCTGGTGGTGCTGGCGGTGCACCTGATGCTCACCCGCACCGGCATCGGCCGGGCCATGCGCGCGGTGAGCGAGAACCCGGCCCTCGCCGGCCTGGTGGGCATCGACACGCGCAAGGTCATCCGGGTGGTGTGGATCCTGGGCGGCGCCCTCGCCTGCGCGGCCGGCACCATGTCGGGCCTGCTGGTGCAGATCCGGCCCTACATGGGGTTCGACCTGCTGCTGCCGCTCTTCGCCGCCGCCATCCTGGGCGGCATCGGCTCGGTGCCCGGCGCCATGCTGGGCGGGCTGATCGTGGGCATCTGCGAGGCTTTCGCCGTGCATCTCATCGGCGCGGAATGGCGCGCGGCGGTGGGCTTCGTGCTGATCATCCTCGTGCTGCTCGCCCGGCCGAGCGGGTTGTTCGGGAGGGCCGCGTGATGCTGGAACTGGCAAGCTACGGCGCCTTCTTCCTCACCGTCGCCCTCACCTACGCGGTGATCGTGATGGGGCTGAACGTGCAATGGGGCCAGACCGGGCTCTTCAACGTGGGCGTGGCGGGCTTCGTGGCCGTGGGCGCCTATGTCTCGGCCTTCCTCACCGCGGCGCCGGCCACGGGCTGGCTGGGCGGCTACGGCCTGCCGATCTGGGCGGGCTGGGGCGCGGCCTTCCTCGCCGGGGGCCTAGTGGCCGCGGCCGTGGGCCGGCTCACCATCCGCCTGCGGGCGGATTACCTCGCCATCACCACCTTCGGCGTCTCCGTCACCGTGCAGCTCGCGGCGCTGAACCTGCAGCCGCTCACCGGCGGGCCCTTCGGGGTGAGCCAGATCCCCCGGCCCTTCGGCGCCCTTGCGGGCCAGGCGCTTTCCTTCGGGCTGGCGAACCTCGCGCTGCTCGCCGCCTCCGTGCTGGTGCTCTGCCTCGTGCTCGAACACCTCGCCCGCTCCCCCTGGGGCCGCGTGCTGCGCGCCATCCGCGAGGACGAGACCGCCGCCGAGGCCCTCGGCAAGAGCCCGCGCCGCTTCCGGGTGGAGGCCTTCGCCCTCGGCGGGGCCATCATGGGCCTGGGCGGCGCGATGCAGGCGCATTTCATCGGCTTCATCGCGCCGGAGAACTACCTGCCCATGGTCACCTTCCAGGTCTGGGCGATGCTGATCGTCGGCGGCTCGGGCAACACCCGGGGCGCCATCCTCGGCGCGGTGCTGGTCTGGGCGATCTGGGCCGCCTCCTCCGCCGTCGTGGAGGCACTGGCACCCGCCGGCGAACAGGCCCGCGCCGCCGCCCTGCAGACCGTGATCATCGGCGTGGCGCTCTGCGCCATCCTGCTCCTGCGCCCGCAAGGCATCCTGCGCGAGATGCGCACGGTCTCGCGGCGCATCCGCCCCTCCGCCACCGAAACCGGCCCCTC includes the following:
- a CDS encoding branched-chain amino acid ABC transporter permease codes for the protein MIPQILLEGALTGALIGLGAIGLTLTYSILRFANFAHGELLTWGAYLSLSVAGLIGAATGAHLPPLDPFSFTWALPVAGLIAMLLTAALALAVDAVLFGRLRGRGASTIIVVMASFGASMALRSGLEFLYTSKPAYYTTELQIAMRLPAGMRATPDQLLMLGLTALVVLAVHLMLTRTGIGRAMRAVSENPALAGLVGIDTRKVIRVVWILGGALACAAGTMSGLLVQIRPYMGFDLLLPLFAAAILGGIGSVPGAMLGGLIVGICEAFAVHLIGAEWRAAVGFVLIILVLLARPSGLFGRAA
- a CDS encoding ABC transporter ATP-binding protein → MTPLSTAALVAGYERDLPIIKGIDFTLAPGGFVAVLGPNGAGKSTFVKAIAGLVPVHSGALALRGANVTGLPPHALLRRGLAFVPQTENIFATMTIRENLQLAAAVLPRPARAGRIGAMLEMFPDLGHRPGALAGGLSGGQRQMLAIARALLVEPQVLILDEPSAGLSPKAVSEVFETLVRINAAGTPILLVEQNVRAALKVAARAVILVDGRLRHDAPAAELAADPEIGALFLGAGHGGRARA
- a CDS encoding ABC transporter ATP-binding protein, coding for MTAPVLEARDVVRHFGGNRAVDGMSLTLGAGEIVGLIGPNGAGKTTLFNLIAGSLKPDSGEILLGATPLHRLPATARIGAGLGRTFQIPRPFAGMTVLENVLAAVQGQSGETVAMNFLRPGRVRAEERRATARALELIEFVTLSHLAHEPARVLSGGQRKLLELARAMIAEPSVLLLDEPAAGVNPALLEVIIERILEINRRGVTVLLIEHNMDMIARLCGRIVVMAAGRELAAGTPAQILANREVIEAYLGEVGA
- a CDS encoding branched-chain amino acid ABC transporter permease: MMLELASYGAFFLTVALTYAVIVMGLNVQWGQTGLFNVGVAGFVAVGAYVSAFLTAAPATGWLGGYGLPIWAGWGAAFLAGGLVAAAVGRLTIRLRADYLAITTFGVSVTVQLAALNLQPLTGGPFGVSQIPRPFGALAGQALSFGLANLALLAASVLVLCLVLEHLARSPWGRVLRAIREDETAAEALGKSPRRFRVEAFALGGAIMGLGGAMQAHFIGFIAPENYLPMVTFQVWAMLIVGGSGNTRGAILGAVLVWAIWAASSAVVEALAPAGEQARAAALQTVIIGVALCAILLLRPQGILREMRTVSRRIRPSATETGPSSPPDAP